Sequence from the Pedobacter sp. D749 genome:
TATTTACCATCCATTATAGCAGAGATTCAAAGTTGAAAATTTTTGAAATAGGTTTGTGATGTCCATTACAAACTCTAACAGTCGTATTATATAATTTACTTTCGTAAAAAAAATGCCTTGCCGACTTACTCCGATCGTATTCTAAGATAATGGTTTTAAGTACAGGTAAAGGTAAATTGATTTTGTCTACAAAATCTAACTTCTTCGTTTCTACATTCATAATTTTTCAGCTATTATTTTTTCTATGTGATAATTACATGGCATCGACACCATGCCGAACTGACCAACAGGATTGATTTCTAAAAAATATAATTGATAATCTCTATCTAATAAGACATCAATGGAACAAAAATTAAGGCCAATATGCTCACATAACAGCTTAAGCTTATTTTCAAATGAAGCTGGAAGTTTAAATGGAGTATTTCGATTAGGTTCTACAGAATCATAATTCCTAAAATCGGTACTTGTTCTATGATTGTTTTGAGAAAAAATAGCCATAGAGAAACATTTCCCATGCAAGTATACAACTCTAATGTCAGCCAGTTTTATGATCTCTTTTTGGATACCTGACGGAAAGAATCTATCATCTACCATATCAGTATCAGCTTCATCGATTTTACTAGTGTAAGATATCAATCTTAAATAGTCCTTTGCAAACATTATCATTTCTGAAATGCCTTTTGTAATGTTGTTTCTGGACTTACTTAAGGCATATTTTAATTCACTTTTTCGTGAAACAATATAAAAATTAGGAATTTTTAGTCCATATAGTTTCGCTAACGTTAGATATTGTGGCTTATTGGAGGCTGATAAAAATGGGGTTCCCAAATTTTTGACTCTACAATTTTTAAAAAGATAAAAATATATGTATCTGACTATTTCGTTATATTCAGTATCAAGATATTCCTGTGACTTCTTTATAAAAAATTTCAATTTAAGTACCGAAAAATCAATAAAAAAGCTGTTGTAGCTTGGCATTCCACCTCTTCTATACCAAACGCTATTTATTGTTTTTAAATCAATTTTTACTCCACTGGTTAAGGTGAACGTTAGCGCGCGAATATAATTATCAATTTGATAAGGTTGATCAACGTTATCCATGCCTAATTCACAGTCATCCGACAACTCTAAAAAAACGGATTCAACGTAGTCTGTGTTATAGTTTATCCTTATAAAGGGTTTCTTAAAATGAACCAACCAATCGATTACTTTATCCGTGGAGGGGTCGAAATTTTGACTAAAAATAAGAATCATTGCTAAAATGGATTAGTGATGCTTTTAATTATACTATAATAAATGCTTCTTTTTTCTTTAAATATTAAATATGCTTTTAAGTTTCCAACTCCATCTAATAATAGATTTTCATTATCGTTCAAACGTATGTAGTAGGTTCGCTGATTAGCAATCTGTTTTATTTGACTATTTGTTGTAATTTGAAACGAGCTTTCAATCTCTCCATTCGTCACTACATATTTAAACTCCATAGGTTGTATATGATCAGTGATTTCGGCAATATCTTTTAAACAAGTAAAGTACAAAATATTTCTATTATTTATTGATGAATTACGATGTTGTTTGATTGATATGATTTTTATTTCATAGGTTTTGCTAATCATTATTTTCATAGAAAACAAATATGAAATTAGGCTAACTACAATAATTATGTAAATACAAATCGTGTTTAAATACAATTTTCTCATTCCTTAGCTAAGTCTAACTGATTTTTAACCAAATTATAATACATACCTTTTTGAGCTACTAAAGAGGTATGATTACCTCTTTCTACAATTTCACCATTATCCATAACTAAAATTTCATCCGCTCTTATAACTGTGCTTAAACGATGTGCAATTATTAGCATGGTTTTGTCACCTAATGAATTATAGATATTGTCCATAATATTTCTCTCATTCAGGGAGTCTAATGATGAGGTGGCCTCGTCGAAGAAAAAGAATGGAGAGTCTTTATAAATCGCTCTTGCAATAAGTATCCTCTGTTTTTGACCTTGACTTAAACCGTGTCCATTACCGCCAATAAAGGTTTCAAATTTCCCTGGCAGCGAATTAACGAAATCAAATATCTCAGCCACTCTAGCAGCTTTGGTAACTTTGTCAATATGAGGATTAGCGTCGCCCAACGCAATATTATTAGCGATTGTGTCAGAAAATATATATCCATCTTGCAATACTGGGCTACATAAACTTCTCCATTGATCAACAGGAATATTATAAAAAAGATCGTTATTTAAGAATATATTTCCATCATCAATTGGGTAGAATCTTAAAATTACCTTAAGAAGGGTTGTTTTACCACTACCACTTGAACCTACTATAGCAGTTTTTTTTCCACTCGTTAAACTGAAGTTTATATTTTTCAGTTTAAACAAGTTATCATCATTTGCATAAGATTTTTGGTAAGTAAAGGATGCATTTTTCACATCTAAATTGTAATCTATGATTTCTTTCTCAGGAACATATTTTGTTTTTATATCATTAGATATTTGTTCGGATTGCTGATTTACAGAGTCATTAAACAGAATTGAAGTTTGCAAATCGGCTGATTTAGGTGCTTGATAGTTTTTTATATTGACAATATCAGTTAATGATAATTCATGTTGTTCATCTGGAAATTCATATATATCAACAATACGCTCATAAGCCGCTCGGGACTCTACGAAGTCATTCATAAAAATGATAAATTCATATAGAGGTACGCTTAGAAGACCTACGATGTATTGCACTGACAACATCATACCCAACGTTAAATCGCCTCGGATAACCAATAAACTGCAATAAAATAAAATTCCGAAATTCTTTATTTCACTTAAAAACAAACTGCCCACTTCTTGGAAATTGAGAAGTTTTGATGATTGAATATTTATCTTAAATATATCAGCTTGAACGTTTTTCCATTTCAGTAATTTCTGATGTTCGGCTTGATAAATCTTAATTTCATTAATTCCAAAAATCATTTGAAAAATTGAATCACTAGATTCGGAAAACTTTTGAAATCTTTTGTAGTCCAAGATCTTTCGATATTTACTAAAACAAATATTATATAGGAAATAGATTATGCTAAACACTAAGAAGAAAACGAAAATCACTTTGTTATAAGTCAACAATATAAAACCATATAATATAAAAGTGAAAGCAGAAAAAGCCGCATTCAAAGAAGAAGAATTAATCAAACGATCAATTCTTTTATGATCCTCTATTCTTTGCAATAAATCCCCATGTGATTTAAATTCGAAATAAGCCAGAGGCAACTTAATCAATTTTAATAAAAATGTATAGATAAGTGAGATATTAAAAAGAGTAGCCATGTGCACCAAAATCCATCTTCTAATAAGATCAATTATAGCCTTGGATATTATCAATACAAATTGTCCTAAACAGATAAGCACTATGAGGTTAACATTTTTATAATTGATACCCTCATCTACAATTAGCTGTGTTGAAAATGGCAGTAATAATTGTATCAAACTACCTAAAAGTAAGCCTAAAAATATTAATGCAAATGCTCCTTTGTTGCCGGATACATATTTTTCAACTTCGCGATAAAATTTTTTATTTTTCGTTTTTTCGAAGTTTGTAGAGGTGAAAGGTTTTGTAGGATGTAAAAGCAATGCGATACCCTCACCGGATTCGGACTCCCAAATAGTTTTAAATTCAGCTATAGTGTATCTTAATCTCCCAATTGCTGGATCAGAAATTAATACATGATGTGCGTTTATTTCATAGAGAACTGCAAAATGCTTTTGTTGAATCATTACTATAGCAGGTAAAATTGCATCCGCAGACAATTTATCCCATGTTACACTTATTGAAATGGTATTAAAATCGAAGTCTTTCGCAATTGACTCAATTCGGTATAGACTTGTGCCTTTCCAGTCAAGTTTACTCCTATTTCTTATATCGTCAAATGGAACTTTATAATTATAATATTCAAAAATAATCTTTAAGCAAGCTGGCCCACAGTCGTTAGATTCTAATTGACTAAAATGGGGGAATTTATAAAACAAGTCATATATATATTCCTTTATTGATTTCATTATTTTCTATCATCTTTAACACGTGAATCACTATCATAATCGTAAGTTTCAGTTTTTGTAGCCTTTACATTACCTATGCGAAATGAGCAACTCAGGTAAAGCATACGCATCTCATTTTTAATTATACTGGTATACTTTACTCCACTAACCGATTGAAAATCATAGTTCTTAAGCCAATTAAATGGTTCTGAATAATCCAATGATATATTCAATCTATCTTTGACGAAACTCTTGTTTATATTATATGACATAGCCCCCATACCCCTAGTGTATCCAAAAGGTGAATATTGCTTAGTACCGTAGCTAAAAGCAATGGCATTATTGAAGTTTTTAAACAATGTAAAGTTTATATTGGAATTAATTGAAAAATAATTACTACCAGCTAATCCAACATCAACAGATTGGTTCATATAGGTAATAGTACTATTATTTAAGTATCTTCTTGAAAACTTTGGAATGAACGTTAAGCTCAATGATTTCCATCTCTTGCTTAAAATAAACTGGAAAGTATATATTTGAGCTTGAGCGACATTTATGGGGGCGTTGACTATACTTGAGTTTATTAAAAATGGCAGTGTAAGGATTGGCGAATTAATTAGTGATCTGGAAAAATTAGAAATAAAAGAAAAGTTATTTTTAAAATTCTTTTGAAGCTTAATACCTACTGCATTTGTGCGACTAGGGTTTAATGAATTACTACCTACATTATAAGAAATACTTCCTGCATTTAGACTTTCTGGAAACGGGATATACTGATTATAGTTAGGCCTATCGATGTGACTCGTGTAGTAAAGACTTAAATTTAAACCGCTCTTACTCTTAAAAAAGAGCCCTAAACTCGGAAACAAGTTTATATAGCTTTTTTTATATTCGTAAGGCATATCACCAATGCTTTTTAAATTTGCACTTGTATTTTCTATTCGCAAGCCACCTTGGATTCCTAAATATTTAGACATAGAATAAGTTGATTCAAAAAAGCCGGCCAAAATGTTTTCGCTATAATCAGTCAGTCCTTTAGTTGACGGATTTTCAGACGTGGCGAATGTATTGGATAAATTATTGTTCGAGTATTTGATACCAATATTCGATTTCCATTTATCAATAAAGTTCCATCCTTGGTTGATGTTAACAAAAAAAACATTGGTTTTGGAAGCATTTATATTATCAGCAACTTTGAGGGTATTAGAGCTGTCTGGAATAATAAGATTGTTAGTAGTAATATTATTATCTTTTAAGTAAGTATTTGAAAAATCAATTTTAAAAACTCCTTTCTTCATGTCGACCTGAAAATAACCATTTTGAATATAGCGGTTTGATCGCATGAACTTATTTGATAAAATATTATTGCTTCCTATACTCTTTTCGAGCTGGTAGTTATATGGATAATTTCCATGCACCATTGAATTAGATGTATAAACACCCACCTGAATATTTTTTCGCAAACGAAAATCAATACCTGAACTAAGAGATAAGCTATTTTGTGGAGTTTCTGGA
This genomic interval carries:
- the gwsG gene encoding grasp-with-spasm system ATP-grasp peptide maturase, whose product is MILIFSQNFDPSTDKVIDWLVHFKKPFIRINYNTDYVESVFLELSDDCELGMDNVDQPYQIDNYIRALTFTLTSGVKIDLKTINSVWYRRGGMPSYNSFFIDFSVLKLKFFIKKSQEYLDTEYNEIVRYIYFYLFKNCRVKNLGTPFLSASNKPQYLTLAKLYGLKIPNFYIVSRKSELKYALSKSRNNITKGISEMIMFAKDYLRLISYTSKIDEADTDMVDDRFFPSGIQKEIIKLADIRVVYLHGKCFSMAIFSQNNHRTSTDFRNYDSVEPNRNTPFKLPASFENKLKLLCEHIGLNFCSIDVLLDRDYQLYFLEINPVGQFGMVSMPCNYHIEKIIAEKL
- a CDS encoding peptidase domain-containing ABC transporter, whose amino-acid sequence is MKSIKEYIYDLFYKFPHFSQLESNDCGPACLKIIFEYYNYKVPFDDIRNRSKLDWKGTSLYRIESIAKDFDFNTISISVTWDKLSADAILPAIVMIQQKHFAVLYEINAHHVLISDPAIGRLRYTIAEFKTIWESESGEGIALLLHPTKPFTSTNFEKTKNKKFYREVEKYVSGNKGAFALIFLGLLLGSLIQLLLPFSTQLIVDEGINYKNVNLIVLICLGQFVLIISKAIIDLIRRWILVHMATLFNISLIYTFLLKLIKLPLAYFEFKSHGDLLQRIEDHKRIDRLINSSSLNAAFSAFTFILYGFILLTYNKVIFVFFLVFSIIYFLYNICFSKYRKILDYKRFQKFSESSDSIFQMIFGINEIKIYQAEHQKLLKWKNVQADIFKINIQSSKLLNFQEVGSLFLSEIKNFGILFYCSLLVIRGDLTLGMMLSVQYIVGLLSVPLYEFIIFMNDFVESRAAYERIVDIYEFPDEQHELSLTDIVNIKNYQAPKSADLQTSILFNDSVNQQSEQISNDIKTKYVPEKEIIDYNLDVKNASFTYQKSYANDDNLFKLKNINFSLTSGKKTAIVGSSGSGKTTLLKVILRFYPIDDGNIFLNNDLFYNIPVDQWRSLCSPVLQDGYIFSDTIANNIALGDANPHIDKVTKAARVAEIFDFVNSLPGKFETFIGGNGHGLSQGQKQRILIARAIYKDSPFFFFDEATSSLDSLNERNIMDNIYNSLGDKTMLIIAHRLSTVIRADEILVMDNGEIVERGNHTSLVAQKGMYYNLVKNQLDLAKE
- a CDS encoding outer membrane beta-barrel family protein produces the protein MKGVLLLTILYFIFLFSCVAQNKLIVSGSLIDSLNSTKIPSGIISVTISRSESVKDSVRIILKSNNEGRFNFEVDKFCHLSIKTAVSGYKSCNLNFIAMSDTTLSLVILKNSNQLGEVKIISNLKNQFKLIAGGLSIEPDLKTISPSSFVLNYLKYVPGVTISSQGNISFSGQSLKLYVNGQLISLSGAELISYLQQMAVGDLSSVDILTEPGASFDASGSALINLHTKKFGTFGIQDVVAVGLTTHDKAYLNNSILFTKSNLKLSVNLLYNHSNFSENDYFEINSKDEPSLNSSQTVNYPETPQNSLSLSSGIDFRLRKNIQVGVYTSNSMVHGNYPYNYQLEKSIGSNNILSNKFMRSNRYIQNGYFQVDMKKGVFKIDFSNTYLKDNNITTNNLIIPDSSNTLKVADNINASKTNVFFVNINQGWNFIDKWKSNIGIKYSNNNLSNTFATSENPSTKGLTDYSENILAGFFESTYSMSKYLGIQGGLRIENTSANLKSIGDMPYEYKKSYINLFPSLGLFFKSKSGLNLSLYYTSHIDRPNYNQYIPFPESLNAGSISYNVGSNSLNPSRTNAVGIKLQKNFKNNFSFISNFSRSLINSPILTLPFLINSSIVNAPINVAQAQIYTFQFILSKRWKSLSLTFIPKFSRRYLNNSTITYMNQSVDVGLAGSNYFSINSNINFTLFKNFNNAIAFSYGTKQYSPFGYTRGMGAMSYNINKSFVKDRLNISLDYSEPFNWLKNYDFQSVSGVKYTSIIKNEMRMLYLSCSFRIGNVKATKTETYDYDSDSRVKDDRK